The genomic segment TCAGCGCTATCTTGAAAAGTGGTGCGATGAAGCAGATCAAGTTCTGCTCATGTGCCACTCTAGTCAAACTACTCAGCAACAACGAGGCATTATTTTAAAACAGATGGTGCGAGATCCTCTGTTTAATGAGTTTGATACCGTTGTTGATAGTGTTGGTCGGATGCTTGCGGGTGAAAAATGTAACTTAGTCTTAGTGATTGATGATGCACACTTGCTTTCTTCTGAATTATTGAGTGAACTTTGGTTACTAGTTCAAAAAGCACAATCAGCTCCTAATTGGCAGATCAATGTATTGTTGTTTGCTGAAAAGGAAAAACTTACCTTACCGCTTTCTCAAATGTCTTATGGGCAAGATCATAAGCCTGTAGATGTTGATATTGATGCGTTGAGTGAAGAAGAAGCAGCAACGTTTGCAGAGCTTTTAGTTGTACGTTTTGCTGAGAGTCGAGAAGATAAAAATCGAATTCGAAACTTAGTTGATAAAAGTAACCGACTTCCTGCTGAGTTAATTGCTTTAGGTGAAAAGAAAACAGAGCGACGTATTATTATTCGCTCAGTAACTCATTCTCCTGTTGGTATCTTAGGATTAGCTTCTGTTTTATTGCTAGGAGCGGTTGGAAGTTATTTTTGGTTTAACTCATCTTCTGTTGTATCAGAGCCATCTGTTGTTGATCTTGCTTTAGAGGGTGATACTCAACTTGTGATACCGGACCCTGAAACTAATGGTCTTGTAATTAACAATTCAGATAATCAGAGCGTAGAAGATGACAGTAGCGCGATACCTCCAGAAATTATAGAGCTTCCAGTGATTGCTGAAACACCTCTTGAAGAGGGGCTGCGAGTGGTCGTGCCTTCTGAGCTTGTAGATTCTTTAATTCATGAATCTAAGTTAGTTTCTGAATCTATAACGGACACAATTATAGAAAAGAAAGAAAGCCTAGTGAGTGACTCAGATAAAACCATAAAAGCCATTGCCAAAACAATTAATGTTGTGCCAGAGGTTAAAGTTAAACCTGAGACGAAAACAGTATCAGAAAGCAAGGATGCATTAAGAAAAAAAGAACCATCAAAAAATAAAGCACTTTCAAGTATTCAGGATGAACCGCCAAAAGAAACACTTCAATTGGCAGATAAAGAGTTAAAAGCGATTTCTGAAAAACGCTATATTCTCCAATTAGCAGCATTAACAAATAGCAAAGCAGCACAAGAGTTTTTAAAGGAGCATGATATTGAAAATTCGGCTCGTATTTATCAAACACTACGTAATGGCTCTATTTGGTATATCGTTACTTTTGGGGATTATGCTTCAATTTCATCAGCGCGTGGAGCTGTGAAAATTTTACCAACCTCAGTTCAAAGTTTAGGTCCTTGGGCGAAATCTTTAGTACAGGTGCATCGAGAGATTGATTCTGTAAAATAAGCGCTAAGATAAACAGACCCTAGTAAAAAAATAGGGTACAATCCCCCGCTTTCTGGATTAAGGTAAAAGGCGTAAAAGACGTATGAAAAAGCATCGTGCATTTCTCAAGTGGGCTGGCGGTAAATATAGCCTAGTAGAAGAAATTCAACGCCATCTTCCCGATGCTAGAAAACTGATTGAACCTTTTGTAGGTGCAGGCTCAGTATTTTTAAATACCGACTATGATCATTACCTTCTTGCCGACATCAACCCTGATTTGATTAATCTTTATAATCACCTTAAAGATGATCCAGAGCGTTTTGTTGAAGATGTACGTGTATTATTTCAGCCTGAATATAATCAAAAAGAAGTCTATTTGGATCTACGTATTGAATTTAATCAATGCACAGATACTTATCGCCGTTCTTTACTTTTCTTATACATGAATCGTCATGGTTTTAATGGATTATGCCGTTATAACAAAAAAGGCGGTTTTAATGTTCCTTTTGGTTCATATAAAAAACCATACTTCCCAGAAAAAGAGATGTACTTTTTTGCCGAAAAAGCGAAGAAAGC from the Aliivibrio wodanis genome contains:
- the dam gene encoding DNA adenine methylase → MKKHRAFLKWAGGKYSLVEEIQRHLPDARKLIEPFVGAGSVFLNTDYDHYLLADINPDLINLYNHLKDDPERFVEDVRVLFQPEYNQKEVYLDLRIEFNQCTDTYRRSLLFLYMNRHGFNGLCRYNKKGGFNVPFGSYKKPYFPEKEMYFFAEKAKKATFVCEGYVDTFKRARKGAVVYCDPPYAPLSTTANFTSYAGNGFSLDDQAALADIAEKAAFERDIPVLISNHDTTLTRRLYHGATLNTIKVKRTISRNGAGRNKVDELMALFHAPECTE
- a CDS encoding putative cell division protein — its product is MSIGHDLTVLELESQIDVLSRIQFVSRFGSNLMHIEGVKGSGKSWLAQRYLEKWCDEADQVLLMCHSSQTTQQQRGIILKQMVRDPLFNEFDTVVDSVGRMLAGEKCNLVLVIDDAHLLSSELLSELWLLVQKAQSAPNWQINVLLFAEKEKLTLPLSQMSYGQDHKPVDVDIDALSEEEAATFAELLVVRFAESREDKNRIRNLVDKSNRLPAELIALGEKKTERRIIIRSVTHSPVGILGLASVLLLGAVGSYFWFNSSSVVSEPSVVDLALEGDTQLVIPDPETNGLVINNSDNQSVEDDSSAIPPEIIELPVIAETPLEEGLRVVVPSELVDSLIHESKLVSESITDTIIEKKESLVSDSDKTIKAIAKTINVVPEVKVKPETKTVSESKDALRKKEPSKNKALSSIQDEPPKETLQLADKELKAISEKRYILQLAALTNSKAAQEFLKEHDIENSARIYQTLRNGSIWYIVTFGDYASISSARGAVKILPTSVQSLGPWAKSLVQVHREIDSVK